In the Paenibacillus thermoaerophilus genome, one interval contains:
- a CDS encoding GMC family oxidoreductase has product MATKLPSVPVLIVGMGWMGGILSAELTKQGVKVVALERGKPRQMEDYYMVHDELRYFFRYEMMQDLSKETITFRNTEKMTAVPMREFGSFLMGEGLGGAGVHWNGQTLRFLPYDFEIYTKTVERYGKRKIPEGMTIQDWGITYDELEPYFDKFEKMAGISGDPEENPLIGRRSSPLPTKPMIRTPALKRFEEAAKKLGYHPYMMPSANLSENYTNPDGITRAACQYCGFCERYGCEYGAKADPVVTVIPVAQQTGNLELRSYSNVTQVLHDGKKARGVLYTNTITGEQFEQPADVVILAGYVFTNVKLLLVSNIGKKYDPATGKGVIGKNYAYQTGGGSAVGFFDDEEFNLYAGAGSLGMEVPDFNGDNFDHTDVNFIHGSGIRISQTGFRPIATNSTPAGTKQWGKAFKQASIKYANRVLTVAQQGSSMPWRHHYMDLDPTYKDVYGLPLLRITFDFEEQDRQLVKFMAAKTKEIMQEMGPTSIGSNDQLGPYNIVPYQSTHNTGGAIMGADPSTSAVNSYLQMWDMENLFVVGASAFPHNSGYNPTCTVGALAYRAAEGIAKYLKQGSGLVL; this is encoded by the coding sequence ATGGCGACGAAACTGCCGAGCGTACCCGTCTTGATCGTCGGCATGGGATGGATGGGCGGCATTCTTTCGGCCGAGCTGACCAAGCAAGGCGTCAAAGTGGTTGCCCTGGAGCGCGGCAAGCCGCGTCAGATGGAAGATTACTATATGGTGCACGACGAGCTGCGTTATTTTTTTCGCTACGAGATGATGCAGGATTTGTCCAAGGAGACGATTACGTTCCGCAACACCGAAAAAATGACCGCCGTGCCGATGCGCGAATTCGGCTCGTTCTTGATGGGCGAAGGCCTGGGCGGAGCGGGCGTGCATTGGAACGGGCAGACGCTGCGGTTCCTGCCCTACGACTTCGAGATTTACACGAAGACGGTCGAGCGGTACGGCAAGCGGAAGATTCCCGAAGGCATGACGATTCAGGATTGGGGGATTACATACGACGAGCTTGAGCCGTATTTCGACAAGTTCGAGAAAATGGCGGGCATCTCGGGAGATCCGGAAGAAAACCCGCTGATCGGCAGACGGTCCAGTCCGCTGCCGACCAAGCCGATGATCCGCACCCCGGCGCTGAAGCGGTTCGAGGAAGCGGCGAAAAAGCTCGGGTACCATCCGTACATGATGCCGTCGGCCAATCTGTCCGAAAACTACACGAACCCCGACGGCATCACGCGCGCGGCCTGCCAGTACTGCGGATTCTGCGAGCGGTACGGCTGCGAATACGGGGCCAAAGCCGATCCGGTCGTCACCGTCATCCCCGTGGCGCAGCAAACGGGTAATCTGGAATTGCGGTCGTACTCCAACGTCACCCAGGTGCTTCACGACGGCAAAAAAGCGCGGGGCGTCCTCTACACGAATACAATTACGGGCGAGCAGTTCGAGCAGCCGGCCGACGTCGTCATTCTGGCGGGCTACGTGTTCACGAACGTCAAGCTGCTGCTGGTCTCGAACATCGGCAAGAAGTACGACCCGGCGACGGGCAAGGGGGTCATCGGCAAAAACTACGCCTACCAGACGGGCGGCGGATCGGCGGTCGGCTTTTTCGACGACGAGGAGTTCAACTTGTACGCGGGCGCCGGTTCGCTCGGCATGGAGGTTCCCGATTTCAACGGGGACAACTTCGACCATACGGACGTAAACTTCATCCACGGGTCGGGCATCCGGATCTCGCAGACAGGCTTCCGTCCGATCGCCACCAACTCCACGCCCGCCGGCACCAAGCAATGGGGCAAGGCGTTCAAGCAAGCGTCGATCAAATACGCCAACCGCGTGCTGACCGTGGCGCAGCAGGGCAGCAGCATGCCGTGGCGGCATCACTACATGGACCTCGACCCGACCTACAAGGACGTCTACGGGCTGCCGCTGCTGCGCATCACGTTCGATTTCGAGGAGCAGGACCGGCAACTCGTCAAGTTCATGGCGGCGAAAACGAAGGAAATCATGCAGGAGATGGGCCCCACGTCCATCGGCTCGAACGACCAGCTCGGTCCGTACAACATCGTGCCGTACCAGTCGACGCACAACACGGGAGGCGCGATCATGGGGGCCGACCCGTCCACGTCGGCCGTCAACTCGTATCTGCAAATGTGGGATATGGAGAACCTGTTCGTGGTCGGAGCGTCGGCGTTCCCGCACAACAGCGGCTACAACCCGACGTGTACGGTCGGCGCGCTGGCTTACCGGGCCGCCGAAGGCATCGCCAAATATCTGAAGCAAGGCAGCGGGTTGGTCCTCTGA
- a CDS encoding class I SAM-dependent methyltransferase, whose protein sequence is MNVTMTTLDDLCSRYIRAADRQVDNVVFPLPRSWWSRPYEYAWAMTQASADHVSLDAGCGVSHPFKFWLGARCREAHACDTDARLIQPAALLKEIAADFGHGAAASLTLETLKAVRGRLADLTDLAYENNAFDRIFCISVLKHVPREARRAVFAEFYRTLRPGGRAVLTFDVPSVRPEELLDAIRGAGFVFAGELQPSMPDDAIFSDTHGERQYVFRMLLEKPS, encoded by the coding sequence CTCGACGACCTCTGCTCCCGTTATATCCGGGCCGCGGATCGGCAGGTGGACAATGTGGTGTTTCCCCTGCCCCGCTCTTGGTGGAGCCGTCCTTACGAATACGCCTGGGCGATGACGCAGGCTTCGGCCGACCATGTCTCGCTGGATGCCGGCTGCGGCGTTTCCCATCCGTTCAAATTTTGGCTGGGCGCGCGCTGCCGGGAGGCGCATGCCTGCGATACCGACGCGCGGCTGATTCAGCCCGCGGCTCTGCTGAAGGAGATCGCCGCCGATTTCGGCCACGGCGCGGCGGCGTCGCTCACGCTGGAGACGCTGAAGGCTGTGCGCGGACGCCTTGCCGATCTGACCGATCTGGCTTACGAAAACAACGCGTTCGACCGCATCTTCTGCATCTCCGTCCTGAAGCATGTGCCGCGCGAGGCACGGCGCGCGGTTTTCGCCGAATTTTACCGCACGCTTCGCCCGGGCGGCCGCGCCGTGCTGACGTTCGACGTGCCGTCCGTCCGCCCGGAAGAGCTGCTCGATGCGATCCGCGGCGCGGGCTTCGTCTTCGCCGGAGAATTGCAGCCGTCGATGCCGGACGACGCGATCTTCTCCGATACGCACGGCGAACGGCAATACGTCTTCCGGATGCTGCTGGAAAAGCCCTCGTAG
- a CDS encoding twin-arginine translocase TatA/TatE family subunit, translated as MFNNIGVSGLVLIFAIALIVFGPAKLPQLGRAFGDTLREFRNSTRGIVEDGNVIDTTADQKE; from the coding sequence ATGTTCAACAATATCGGCGTCTCGGGCCTTGTGCTCATCTTCGCCATCGCGCTGATCGTGTTCGGCCCCGCCAAGCTGCCGCAACTCGGCCGCGCCTTCGGCGATACGCTGCGCGAGTTCCGCAACTCGACGCGCGGCATCGTCGAGGACGGCAATGTCATCGACACGACCGCGGACCAAAAAGAATAG
- the tatC gene encoding twin-arginine translocase subunit TatC → MGQEEWLKHLEEARKRLATVAVCFVLSLCAGLYAAPGLLRYLKSRPANAEIEWNVFSFTDGLMVYMKCAMLVAALFTLPVLLHQMWLFVRPGLTDREARSALPYIPAAFGLFIGGASFSYLVVFPMMLGFLQKLNQSIGASETYGIDRYFSLMFSIVFPMAIAFELPVILLFLTRIGLLTPERLRQTRKYAYVGLTIVGACISPPDMLSHLSVTIPLLLLFEISALAAGRQWRLMRRRPSGPDG, encoded by the coding sequence ATGGGACAGGAAGAATGGCTGAAGCATCTGGAGGAAGCGCGCAAGCGGCTGGCGACGGTCGCGGTCTGCTTCGTCCTGTCGCTGTGCGCGGGCTTGTATGCGGCCCCGGGCCTGCTGCGATACTTGAAGAGCCGGCCCGCAAACGCCGAGATCGAGTGGAACGTCTTCTCGTTCACCGACGGGCTGATGGTCTACATGAAATGCGCGATGCTGGTCGCGGCCTTGTTCACGCTGCCGGTGCTTCTGCATCAGATGTGGCTGTTCGTGCGGCCCGGCCTTACGGACCGGGAGGCGCGCAGCGCGCTGCCGTACATCCCGGCGGCATTCGGCCTGTTTATCGGCGGCGCGTCGTTCAGCTACCTGGTCGTGTTCCCGATGATGCTCGGATTTTTGCAGAAGCTGAACCAATCGATCGGCGCTTCGGAGACGTACGGGATCGACCGCTATTTCTCGCTGATGTTCAGCATCGTGTTCCCGATGGCGATCGCCTTCGAGCTGCCGGTCATCCTGCTGTTCCTGACCCGGATCGGCCTGCTCACGCCCGAACGCCTCCGGCAGACGCGCAAATACGCCTACGTCGGACTGACGATCGTCGGCGCATGCATCTCGCCGCCGGATATGCTGTCGCATCTGTCAGTCACCATCCCGCTGCTCCTGCTGTTCGAGATCAGCGCGCTTGCGGCGGGACGCCAATGGCGGCTGATGCGGCGGAGACCGTCGGGGCCGGACGGCTGA